Proteins from one Triticum aestivum cultivar Chinese Spring chromosome 7A, IWGSC CS RefSeq v2.1, whole genome shotgun sequence genomic window:
- the LOC123149254 gene encoding uncharacterized protein isoform X2, with protein MARGESSAWRACKREACSTGPAAGTLGVGLERISAELPRRVRHQQAPIVGGDSIRRRRRGARCADYAGYRPSSVGYDDSYDPDNEMSNNDSLEESSTSSDDESVSRRKKMLEDALFGFFKKEALKSLKREFLVFCHNANIKVENKRLKATGLGRDVYSVYATKYFAEILKRMAIGRKDVISKYGFEHLLKFEKTELPSHFTRWIVGCVDTISSQIIIDDQKIISLSKESVHLVLGLPNSGIIAMPNKERGRSFIMSRFNLSEIPNVTFFGNLLTSSEDLSDEDIFICFTVIVMSCFLFPSANDHIHTDFLFLLEDPTITRGFDMCLLVYEWILAGINQYVLFGRETGRKPKAFDFCIYCLAVLYLDKLDFGIRVVEQGVPRILAWKGNLIKHFSELDRKKRNLFGRRPFKKEHVFATEIGAPHGIIQQGSISVSFKEEMMSSYANILHTQIIQGIIDSADCDNIKESGLQNVQEAITSNVLKFLSGSRLSSLFVVSGRDTSSKLGPVAKQNMGIMSKDDRTQQKSSHEYGECSKVNENLKHVKSSINRTTVKINENIVSSFAPTKPSVIGTRNNKLPLQPIDENSLSVVHKSSHDALATPDCVITKIVEHSNEKVPEVGVVKKFSVQNGQGTFTRSTSLTGTKNDVGRLRGI; from the exons ATGGCGCGCGGCGAGTCCTCCGCGTGGAGAGCTTGTAAGCGAGAGGCGTGCTCCACAGGGCCGGCGGCAGGCACGTTAGGTGTTGGTTTGGAGAGGATCTCGGCGGAGCTGCCCCGCCGTGTTCGCCACCAGCAAGCTCCAATCGTTGGGGGCGACAGCATTCGCCGGCGCCGTCGCGGCGCAAG GTGTGCAGATTATGCAGGTTATAGACCTTCCAGTGTTGGCTATGACGACAGCTACGATCCTGATAATGAAATGTCAAACAACGACAGTCTGGAGGAGAGTAGCACATCCAGTGATGAT GAATctgtgtccaggaggaagaagATGTTAGAGGATGCTCTATTCGGCTTTTTCAAGAAGGAG GCTCTCAAATCTCTCAAGAGGGAATTCTTAGTTTTTTGTCACAACGCTAATATCAAAGTCGAG AATAAAAGGCTAAAAGCAACAGGGCTAGGAAGGGATGTGTACAGTGTGTATGCTACCAAGTACTTCGCTGAGATACTCAAGCGTATGGCTATTGGGCGGAAGGATGTGATCTCAAAATACGGGTTTGAGCATCTCCTGAAGTTTGAGAAGACTGAACTCCCTTCTCACTTCACCAGATGGATTGTTGGTTGCGTAGACACAATATCTTCCCAAATCATTATTGATGATCAGAAGATCATCTCTCTTTCTAAGGAGTCTGTCCATCTTGTGTTGGGTCTGCCGAACAGCGGCATTATAGCGATGCCCAATAAGGAGAGAGGGAGGAGTTTCATTATGTCTAGGTTCAATCTTTCAGAAATTCCAAATGTCACTTTCTTTGGAAATTTGCTCACATCATCAGAAGATCTTAGTGATGAAGACATCTTCATATGTTTCACGGTGATTGTTATGTCATGCTTTTTATTCCCTTCTGCAAATGATCATATACACACGGACTTCCTATTCCTTCTGGAGGATCCTACTATCACAAGGGGATTCGACATGTGTCTTCTTGTCTACGAATGGATTTTGGCCGGCATCAACCAATATGTGTTGTTTGGTAGGGAAACCGGCAGAAAACCAAAAGCGTTTGATTTCTGCATATATTGCTTGGCT GTGTTGTATTTGGACAAGCTTGACTTTGGTATAAGGGTGGTCGAGCAAGGCGTCCCGCGGATTCTTGCATGGAAGGGTAATTTGATTAAACATTTCTCGGAACTTGACCGGAAGAAGCGCAACTTATTTGGAAGGAGACCGTTCAAAAAGGAG CATGTGTTTGCAACTGAAATTGGTGCTCCTCATGGCATTATTCAACAAGGATCAATATCAGTATCTTTCAAAGAGGAGATGATGTCATCTTATGCTAATATTCTACATACGCAG ATCATTCAGGGCATCATTGACAGCGCAGACTGCGACAACATAAAGGAGTCTGGTTTGCAAAATGTTCAGGAAGCAATAACATCAAATGTGTTGAAGTTTCTATCTGGATCCAGACTATCATCTCTTTTCGTCGTTAGTGGTCGGGACACCTCTTCAAAACTAGGACCAGTAGCGAAACAAAACATGGGCATAATGAGCAAGGATGATAGAACTCAACAGAAAAGTTCACACG AGTATGGTGAATGCAGCAAAGTGAATGAGAACCTCAAGCACGTTAAGAGCAGCATCAACCGCACAACTGTCAAGATCAATGAAAACATAGTTTCATCATTTGCACCTACTAAGCCTTCAGTCATCGGAACGAGGAACAACAAGCTTCCATTGCAACCTATTGATGAGAACAGTTTGTCGGTAGTTCATAAGAGCTCACACGATGCTTTAG CAACCCCAGATTGTGTGATTACTAAAATTGTTGAACACAGCAATGAAAAAG TGCCTGAAGTGGGAGTAGTGAAGAAG TTTAGTGTGCAAAACGGCCAGGGCACTTTCACACGCTCCACCAGTCTAACCGGCACAAAAAATGATGTTGGGAGGCTACGAGGGATATAG
- the LOC123149254 gene encoding uncharacterized protein isoform X1 — MARGESSAWRACKREACSTGPAAGTLGVGLERISAELPRRVRHQQAPIVGGDSIRRRRRGARCADYAGYRPSSVGYDDSYDPDNEMSNNDSLEESSTSSDDESVSRRKKMLEDALFGFFKKEALKSLKREFLVFCHNANIKVENKRLKATGLGRDVYSVYATKYFAEILKRMAIGRKDVISKYGFEHLLKFEKTELPSHFTRWIVGCVDTISSQIIIDDQKIISLSKESVHLVLGLPNSGIIAMPNKERGRSFIMSRFNLSEIPNVTFFGNLLTSSEDLSDEDIFICFTVIVMSCFLFPSANDHIHTDFLFLLEDPTITRGFDMCLLVYEWILAGINQYVLFGRETGRKPKAFDFCIYCLAVLYLDKLDFGIRVVEQGVPRILAWKGNLIKHFSELDRKKRNLFGRRPFKKEHVFATEIGAPHGIIQQGSISVSFKEEMMSSYANILHTQIIQGIIDSADCDNIKESGLQNVQEAITSNVLKFLSGSRLSSLFVVSGRDTSSKLGPVAKQNMGIMSKDDRTQQKSSHEYGECSKVNENLKHVKSSINRTTVKINENIVSSFAPTKPSVIGTRNNKLPLQPIDENSLSVVHKSSHDALATPDCVITKIVEHSNEKVPEVGVVKKVRARMFNTMHHEQEFSLINTFPVGLKERNSFLQFSVQNGQGTFTRSTSLTGTKNDVGRLRGI, encoded by the exons ATGGCGCGCGGCGAGTCCTCCGCGTGGAGAGCTTGTAAGCGAGAGGCGTGCTCCACAGGGCCGGCGGCAGGCACGTTAGGTGTTGGTTTGGAGAGGATCTCGGCGGAGCTGCCCCGCCGTGTTCGCCACCAGCAAGCTCCAATCGTTGGGGGCGACAGCATTCGCCGGCGCCGTCGCGGCGCAAG GTGTGCAGATTATGCAGGTTATAGACCTTCCAGTGTTGGCTATGACGACAGCTACGATCCTGATAATGAAATGTCAAACAACGACAGTCTGGAGGAGAGTAGCACATCCAGTGATGAT GAATctgtgtccaggaggaagaagATGTTAGAGGATGCTCTATTCGGCTTTTTCAAGAAGGAG GCTCTCAAATCTCTCAAGAGGGAATTCTTAGTTTTTTGTCACAACGCTAATATCAAAGTCGAG AATAAAAGGCTAAAAGCAACAGGGCTAGGAAGGGATGTGTACAGTGTGTATGCTACCAAGTACTTCGCTGAGATACTCAAGCGTATGGCTATTGGGCGGAAGGATGTGATCTCAAAATACGGGTTTGAGCATCTCCTGAAGTTTGAGAAGACTGAACTCCCTTCTCACTTCACCAGATGGATTGTTGGTTGCGTAGACACAATATCTTCCCAAATCATTATTGATGATCAGAAGATCATCTCTCTTTCTAAGGAGTCTGTCCATCTTGTGTTGGGTCTGCCGAACAGCGGCATTATAGCGATGCCCAATAAGGAGAGAGGGAGGAGTTTCATTATGTCTAGGTTCAATCTTTCAGAAATTCCAAATGTCACTTTCTTTGGAAATTTGCTCACATCATCAGAAGATCTTAGTGATGAAGACATCTTCATATGTTTCACGGTGATTGTTATGTCATGCTTTTTATTCCCTTCTGCAAATGATCATATACACACGGACTTCCTATTCCTTCTGGAGGATCCTACTATCACAAGGGGATTCGACATGTGTCTTCTTGTCTACGAATGGATTTTGGCCGGCATCAACCAATATGTGTTGTTTGGTAGGGAAACCGGCAGAAAACCAAAAGCGTTTGATTTCTGCATATATTGCTTGGCT GTGTTGTATTTGGACAAGCTTGACTTTGGTATAAGGGTGGTCGAGCAAGGCGTCCCGCGGATTCTTGCATGGAAGGGTAATTTGATTAAACATTTCTCGGAACTTGACCGGAAGAAGCGCAACTTATTTGGAAGGAGACCGTTCAAAAAGGAG CATGTGTTTGCAACTGAAATTGGTGCTCCTCATGGCATTATTCAACAAGGATCAATATCAGTATCTTTCAAAGAGGAGATGATGTCATCTTATGCTAATATTCTACATACGCAG ATCATTCAGGGCATCATTGACAGCGCAGACTGCGACAACATAAAGGAGTCTGGTTTGCAAAATGTTCAGGAAGCAATAACATCAAATGTGTTGAAGTTTCTATCTGGATCCAGACTATCATCTCTTTTCGTCGTTAGTGGTCGGGACACCTCTTCAAAACTAGGACCAGTAGCGAAACAAAACATGGGCATAATGAGCAAGGATGATAGAACTCAACAGAAAAGTTCACACG AGTATGGTGAATGCAGCAAAGTGAATGAGAACCTCAAGCACGTTAAGAGCAGCATCAACCGCACAACTGTCAAGATCAATGAAAACATAGTTTCATCATTTGCACCTACTAAGCCTTCAGTCATCGGAACGAGGAACAACAAGCTTCCATTGCAACCTATTGATGAGAACAGTTTGTCGGTAGTTCATAAGAGCTCACACGATGCTTTAG CAACCCCAGATTGTGTGATTACTAAAATTGTTGAACACAGCAATGAAAAAG TGCCTGAAGTGGGAGTAGTGAAGAAGGTCAGGGCTAGAATGTTCAACACAATGCATCATGAGCAGGAGTTTTCTTTGATTAACACATTCCCAGTAGGGTTGAAGGAGCGCAACTCTTTTCTGCAGTTTAGTGTGCAAAACGGCCAGGGCACTTTCACACGCTCCACCAGTCTAACCGGCACAAAAAATGATGTTGGGAGGCTACGAGGGATATAG
- the LOC123149254 gene encoding uncharacterized protein isoform X3, with product MARGESSAWRACKREACSTGPAAGTLGVGLERISAELPRRVRHQQAPIVGGDSIRRRRRGARCADYAGYRPSSVGYDDSYDPDNEMSNNDSLEESSTSSDDESVSRRKKMLEDALFGFFKKEALKSLKREFLVFCHNANIKVENKRLKATGLGRDVYSVYATKYFAEILKRMAIGRKDVISKYGFEHLLKFEKTELPSHFTRWIVGCVDTISSQIIIDDQKIISLSKESVHLVLGLPNSGIIAMPNKERGRSFIMSRFNLSEIPNVTFFGNLLTSSEDLSDEDIFICFTVIVMSCFLFPSANDHIHTDFLFLLEDPTITRGFDMCLLVYEWILAGINQYVLFGRETGRKPKAFDFCIYCLAVLYLDKLDFGIRVVEQGVPRILAWKGNLIKHFSELDRKKRNLFGRRPFKKEHVFATEIGAPHGIIQQGSISVSFKEEMMSSYANILHTQIIQGIIDSADCDNIKESGLQNVQEAITSNVLKFLSGSRLSSLFVVSGRDTSSKLGPVAKQNMGIMSKDDRTQQKSSHEYGECSKVNENLKHVKSSINRTTVKINENIVSSFAPTKPSVIGTRNNKLPLQPIDENSLSVVHKSSHDALATPDCVITKIVEHSNEKAN from the exons ATGGCGCGCGGCGAGTCCTCCGCGTGGAGAGCTTGTAAGCGAGAGGCGTGCTCCACAGGGCCGGCGGCAGGCACGTTAGGTGTTGGTTTGGAGAGGATCTCGGCGGAGCTGCCCCGCCGTGTTCGCCACCAGCAAGCTCCAATCGTTGGGGGCGACAGCATTCGCCGGCGCCGTCGCGGCGCAAG GTGTGCAGATTATGCAGGTTATAGACCTTCCAGTGTTGGCTATGACGACAGCTACGATCCTGATAATGAAATGTCAAACAACGACAGTCTGGAGGAGAGTAGCACATCCAGTGATGAT GAATctgtgtccaggaggaagaagATGTTAGAGGATGCTCTATTCGGCTTTTTCAAGAAGGAG GCTCTCAAATCTCTCAAGAGGGAATTCTTAGTTTTTTGTCACAACGCTAATATCAAAGTCGAG AATAAAAGGCTAAAAGCAACAGGGCTAGGAAGGGATGTGTACAGTGTGTATGCTACCAAGTACTTCGCTGAGATACTCAAGCGTATGGCTATTGGGCGGAAGGATGTGATCTCAAAATACGGGTTTGAGCATCTCCTGAAGTTTGAGAAGACTGAACTCCCTTCTCACTTCACCAGATGGATTGTTGGTTGCGTAGACACAATATCTTCCCAAATCATTATTGATGATCAGAAGATCATCTCTCTTTCTAAGGAGTCTGTCCATCTTGTGTTGGGTCTGCCGAACAGCGGCATTATAGCGATGCCCAATAAGGAGAGAGGGAGGAGTTTCATTATGTCTAGGTTCAATCTTTCAGAAATTCCAAATGTCACTTTCTTTGGAAATTTGCTCACATCATCAGAAGATCTTAGTGATGAAGACATCTTCATATGTTTCACGGTGATTGTTATGTCATGCTTTTTATTCCCTTCTGCAAATGATCATATACACACGGACTTCCTATTCCTTCTGGAGGATCCTACTATCACAAGGGGATTCGACATGTGTCTTCTTGTCTACGAATGGATTTTGGCCGGCATCAACCAATATGTGTTGTTTGGTAGGGAAACCGGCAGAAAACCAAAAGCGTTTGATTTCTGCATATATTGCTTGGCT GTGTTGTATTTGGACAAGCTTGACTTTGGTATAAGGGTGGTCGAGCAAGGCGTCCCGCGGATTCTTGCATGGAAGGGTAATTTGATTAAACATTTCTCGGAACTTGACCGGAAGAAGCGCAACTTATTTGGAAGGAGACCGTTCAAAAAGGAG CATGTGTTTGCAACTGAAATTGGTGCTCCTCATGGCATTATTCAACAAGGATCAATATCAGTATCTTTCAAAGAGGAGATGATGTCATCTTATGCTAATATTCTACATACGCAG ATCATTCAGGGCATCATTGACAGCGCAGACTGCGACAACATAAAGGAGTCTGGTTTGCAAAATGTTCAGGAAGCAATAACATCAAATGTGTTGAAGTTTCTATCTGGATCCAGACTATCATCTCTTTTCGTCGTTAGTGGTCGGGACACCTCTTCAAAACTAGGACCAGTAGCGAAACAAAACATGGGCATAATGAGCAAGGATGATAGAACTCAACAGAAAAGTTCACACG AGTATGGTGAATGCAGCAAAGTGAATGAGAACCTCAAGCACGTTAAGAGCAGCATCAACCGCACAACTGTCAAGATCAATGAAAACATAGTTTCATCATTTGCACCTACTAAGCCTTCAGTCATCGGAACGAGGAACAACAAGCTTCCATTGCAACCTATTGATGAGAACAGTTTGTCGGTAGTTCATAAGAGCTCACACGATGCTTTAG CAACCCCAGATTGTGTGATTACTAAAATTGTTGAACACAGCAATGAAAAAG CCAACTAA